In the Emys orbicularis isolate rEmyOrb1 chromosome 3, rEmyOrb1.hap1, whole genome shotgun sequence genome, one interval contains:
- the HEY2 gene encoding hairy/enhancer-of-split related with YRPW motif protein 2: MKRPCEETTSDSDMDETIDVGSENNYSGQSSGSVIRSNSPTTTSQIMARKKRRGIIEKRRRDRINNSLSELRRLVPTAFEKQGSAKLEKAEILQMTVDHLKMLQATGGKGYFDAHALAMDFMSIGFRECLTEVARYLSSVEGLDTSDPLRVRLVSHLSSCASQREAAAMTSSMAHHHHPLHPHHWTAAFHHLPAALLQQNGLHSSDTTPCRLSTASEVPPHGSALLTATFAHADSALKVPSAGSVAPCVPPLSTSLLSLSATVHAAAAAAQSFPLSFAGAFPMLPPSAAAAVAAASAISPPLCVSVASSPQQTSSGGNSKPYRPWGTEVGAF, from the exons ATGAAGCGGCCGTGCGAGGAAACTACCTCCGACAGCGACATGGACGAGACCATAGACGTGGGGAGCGAGAATAATTACTCGGG GCAAAGTAGTGGTTCTGTGATTCGATCAAATTCCCCAACAACAACATCTCAGATTATGGCCAGAAAAAAAAGAAgaggg ATTATAGAGAAAAGGCGCCGTGATCGTATAAATAACAGTTTATCTGAGTTGAGGCGGCTTGTGCCAACTGCTTTTGAAAAACAA GGATCTGCAAAATTAGAAAAAGCAGAAATACTGCAAATGACAGTGGATCATTTGAAGATGCTCCAGGCAACAGGAGGTAAAG GTTATTTTGATGCTCATGCACTGGCCATGGATTTCATGAGCATTGGATTCCGAGAATGTTTAACTGAAGTTGCAAGATATCTGAGCTCAGTGGAAGGTCTGGACACATCTGATCCGCTAAGAGTTAGACTTGTGTCTCATCTCAGCTCTTGTGCATCTCAAAGGGAAGCTGCTGCAATGACCTCATCCATGGCTCATCACCATCATCCCTTGCATCCTCACCACTGGACAGCAGCATTTCACCATCTCCCTGCCGCTTTACTGCAGCAGAATGGACTTCATTCCTCTGACACCACTCCTTGTAGACTTTCAACAGCGTCGGAAGTGCCTCCTCATGGCTCTGCTCTTCTCACGGCCACCTTTGCCCATGCTGACTCCGCACTCAAAGTGCCCTCAGCTGGCAGTGTTGCTCCCTGTGTCCCACCTCTTTCTACCTCTCTTCTCTCGCTCTCTGCCACTGTacacgctgctgctgcagctgctcagagCTTCCCTCTGTCTTTCGCTGGAGCATTCCCAATGCTTCCACctagtgcagcagcagcagtggcagctgcaTCAGCAATCAGCCCACCATTATGTGTATCGGTAGCTTCCAGTCCTCAGCAAACTAGCAGTGGTGGAAATAGTAAACCCTACCGACCTTGGGGGACTGAAGTTGGAGCTTTTTaa